Proteins encoded by one window of Portunus trituberculatus isolate SZX2019 chromosome 27, ASM1759143v1, whole genome shotgun sequence:
- the LOC123509912 gene encoding putative nuclease HARBI1, with protein sequence MDAERLSMIGVLVQQQNQNLLRLQQAVDRRRRERRRRRVVWVRQCILKRPEHGLYDKLMVELRNEDPGAFHHFMRMPPAMFNEFVQRLTPRLTKQDTNYSASLEPGLKVAITQRHLASGNTYRNMQYAWRVPHNTISVVVREVVEAIIEEYTDELLFCPTTQQGWRDLADQWYQRWNFPHTIGAIDGKHVACKTPPNSGSELYNYKGFYSVILFAMVDADYKFTYIDVSGNGSSSDTQIYNESDLYRGLDQNRIHAFPQPDPLSKGTQDVPYFIIGDDAFSLPT encoded by the coding sequence ATGGATGCTGAGAGACTTTCTATGATTGGTGTACTAGTCCAGCAGCAGAATCAGAACCTCCTCAGATTGCAACAAGCTGTtgacagaaggagaagagagagaaggagacgcAGAGTTGTGTGGGTCAGACAGTGCATACTGAAAAGGCCTGAACATGGACTGTATGACAAGCTGATGGTGGAGCTGAGGAATGAGGATCCAGGAGCCTTCCATCACTTCATGAGGATGCCACCAGCCATGTTTAATGAATTTGTACAGAGGCTGACCCCCAGATTGACCAAGCAAGACACCAACTACAGTGCAAGCCTGGAGCCTGGTCTCAAAGTGGCAATCACCCAACGGCACCTGGCCTCTGGTAACACCTACAGAAACATGCAGTATGCCTGGAGGGTTCCCCACAACACCATTAGTGTGGTAGTCAGAGAAGTGGTAGAGGCCATCATTGAGGAGTACACAGATGAACTCTTGTTTTGCCCAACAACTCAACAAGGATGGAGAGACCTGGCTGACCAATGGTACCAGAGATGGAACTTTCCCCACACAATTGGTGCCATTGATGGCAAGCACGTGGCCTGTAAAACTCCTCCTAACTCTGGCTCTGAATTATACAACTACAAAGGCTTTTACAGCGTGATCCTGTTTGCCATGGTGGATGCTGACTACAAGTTCACCTACATTGACGTCTCAGGAAACGGTTCATCCTCAGACACTCAGATCTACAACGAAAGTGATCTCTATCGTGGGCTGGACCAGAACAGGATCCATGCCTTTCCTCAGCCAGACCCCCTATCCAAAGGCACTCAGGATGTTCCTTACTTCATCATCGGGGATGACGCCTTCTCACTGCCGACCTAA